The Paenibacillus sp. MBLB1832 genome has a window encoding:
- a CDS encoding asparaginase: MKPSDAIVRVTRGAITESIHRVHLAVVDTRGALLHRAGDPQFLTFARSTAKLIQALPVIESGAADHFGLTEAEIALCCASHNGEADHVSAAHSILGKLGYHSMHLQCGAHEPYHAQTAQAMRDRGEAPSTLHNNCSGKHSGMLALSAHLGASPEHYMSPEHPVQQLMLDAVSAMSGVPKEQMELGIDGCGVPVFGMTIDRLALAFARLGQPDELSSERANACQRIVNAVRKYPEYLAGNDRFDTQLIHVTQGRIIGKMGAEGIFALSVPDQALGFVLKVEDGNLRALYPAVIEALKQLALLTEDEVHQLAAFHTPTVHNWQGTEVGRILPDFSL; encoded by the coding sequence ATGAAGCCCTCAGACGCCATTGTCCGCGTAACCCGCGGCGCTATTACGGAAAGCATACACCGTGTCCACCTCGCTGTTGTGGACACCCGCGGAGCGCTGCTGCATCGCGCAGGCGATCCGCAATTCTTGACCTTCGCCCGCTCGACGGCGAAGTTGATACAGGCGCTGCCGGTAATTGAATCCGGCGCCGCTGATCATTTCGGCCTAACGGAGGCCGAAATTGCCCTGTGTTGCGCTTCCCATAACGGGGAAGCGGATCATGTCAGCGCAGCCCACAGCATCTTGGGCAAGCTGGGGTATCATTCGATGCACCTGCAATGCGGTGCACATGAGCCATATCACGCGCAGACCGCGCAAGCGATGCGTGATCGAGGCGAAGCCCCTTCTACGCTGCACAACAATTGCTCGGGCAAACATTCGGGTATGCTCGCGCTGAGTGCTCATCTAGGCGCCTCGCCTGAGCATTACATGAGCCCTGAGCATCCTGTTCAGCAGTTAATGCTGGATGCCGTAAGCGCCATGTCAGGCGTACCTAAAGAGCAAATGGAGCTAGGCATCGATGGCTGCGGCGTGCCCGTATTCGGCATGACGATCGATCGTCTCGCTCTAGCCTTTGCCCGACTAGGCCAGCCCGATGAACTATCCAGTGAGCGTGCAAACGCTTGCCAGAGAATTGTCAATGCGGTTAGAAAATATCCAGAATATCTCGCAGGAAACGATCGCTTCGATACGCAACTTATCCATGTCACGCAAGGACGGATCATCGGGAAAATGGGAGCAGAAGGCATCTTCGCACTGTCCGTTCCCGATCAAGCGCTCGGCTTCGTCCTTAAAGTGGAAGACGGCAATCTGCGTGCCCTATATCCTGCGGTCATTGAAGCGTTAAAACAGCTCGCACTGCTGACAGAAGATGAAGTCCATCAGCTGGCAGCCTTCCATACGCCTACTGTCCATAACTGGCAAGGAACCGAGGTAGGACGCATCCTCCCCGATTTCTCCTTATAG
- a CDS encoding YlbG family protein, translating into MMIERSGLIIWVNDIKAARNLERFGSLHYISKKMNYAVLYTHASKVEETTRSLLKLPYVKKVEKSYRNEIKTEYSSDVPDKTRFYTL; encoded by the coding sequence ATGATGATTGAGCGTAGCGGATTAATCATTTGGGTTAACGATATCAAAGCTGCCAGAAATTTGGAGCGTTTCGGTTCCCTTCATTACATATCGAAGAAAATGAATTACGCCGTCTTATATACCCACGCAAGTAAAGTGGAGGAGACGACACGCAGCCTCTTGAAGCTGCCTTATGTGAAGAAAGTGGAGAAATCGTATCGCAACGAAATTAAAACCGAATACAGCAGTGACGTTCCTGACAAGACAAGATTTTACACGCTTTAG
- a CDS encoding selenium metabolism-associated LysR family transcriptional regulator, whose protein sequence is MALNFHQLHIFYTVAEKGSFSHAAGALHMTQPAVTMQVQSLEDYFGVKLFHRSTKKIELSEAGRALLPFAKSSIELIRDTDVAMSKFTMMIEGRLQLGASLTMGEYILPRLLGPFSKDYPNISVSMKVMNTTQILDEVLSHQLNFGLVEAPIHHPDVHTEAILSDELRLIVPSDHPLADVEVVTLEEMLKYPFVLREQGSGTRRVMEEEFARCNMDCSTMKIVMELGSTGAIKSAVEAGLGISILSQSSVKHEVTLGLFKVKKIENIVFERSFYAIYLNSTLLPISAVSFMTFLRQENLSRFL, encoded by the coding sequence ATGGCACTGAATTTTCATCAATTGCACATTTTCTACACGGTTGCAGAAAAAGGAAGTTTCTCGCACGCTGCTGGTGCGTTACATATGACACAGCCTGCTGTGACGATGCAGGTACAATCGCTTGAAGATTATTTTGGTGTTAAGCTATTCCACCGAAGCACGAAGAAGATTGAGTTATCTGAGGCTGGACGGGCATTGTTACCCTTCGCCAAGAGCAGTATTGAACTCATCCGCGACACCGATGTCGCCATGTCGAAATTTACGATGATGATCGAAGGACGGCTGCAATTGGGGGCCAGTTTGACGATGGGCGAATATATTTTGCCGCGGCTTCTAGGCCCTTTCAGCAAGGACTACCCGAACATTTCGGTGTCGATGAAAGTGATGAATACGACCCAAATTCTAGATGAAGTGCTTAGCCATCAACTTAACTTCGGCCTTGTCGAAGCGCCTATTCATCATCCTGATGTGCACACAGAAGCGATTCTTAGCGACGAGCTGCGCCTCATTGTTCCATCGGATCATCCGCTTGCGGACGTAGAAGTGGTTACGTTAGAGGAGATGTTGAAGTATCCATTTGTACTGCGTGAACAGGGTTCAGGAACGAGAAGGGTCATGGAAGAAGAATTCGCGCGCTGTAACATGGATTGTTCTACGATGAAGATCGTGATGGAGTTGGGCAGCACAGGTGCAATTAAGTCGGCTGTCGAAGCGGGGCTGGGTATTTCGATCTTGTCACAATCGTCCGTGAAGCATGAGGTGACGTTAGGTCTCTTCAAAGTGAAGAAAATTGAGAATATTGTTTTTGAACGCAGTTTTTATGCGATTTACTTGAATTCGACATTGCTGCCGATTTCGGCGGTTAGTTTTATGACCTTTTTGAGACAAGAGAATTTAAGTCGCTTTCTTTAA
- a CDS encoding PHP domain-containing protein, with amino-acid sequence MENHLQADLHTHTTASDGTQSPRANVQMAVDAGLGAIAITDHDTISGVAEALAAGAELGIVVVPGVEISTVAGGQDIHVLGYYVDISDETFLGRLASLRDTRDTRNEMIVAKLQELGMEITMEDVHKEVANVKRKGDTVGRPHIAAVLLNKGYVSSITEAFDRYLATGAAAYANPPRIEPATAIAWIHEAGGSAVLAHPGIYQNDALVEAITLQGLDGIEVYHADHSPEEEEKYRLLAESKGLLMTAGSDFHGEREGVTFHGAIGSKRIGMDVLAQLRISPQKEEQV; translated from the coding sequence ATGGAGAATCATTTGCAGGCGGATTTACATACACATACAACGGCGTCGGACGGCACACAATCGCCCAGAGCGAATGTACAAATGGCCGTTGATGCGGGTCTAGGCGCGATAGCGATTACCGATCATGACACCATCTCTGGTGTTGCTGAAGCACTTGCGGCGGGAGCTGAACTAGGGATCGTCGTCGTTCCTGGTGTTGAAATTTCAACGGTAGCCGGCGGTCAAGACATACACGTGCTTGGTTATTATGTCGACATCTCCGATGAAACCTTCTTGGGGCGGCTGGCATCCTTACGCGATACGCGAGATACGCGCAATGAGATGATCGTTGCCAAGCTGCAGGAGCTCGGGATGGAGATCACGATGGAGGACGTACATAAGGAAGTCGCTAATGTGAAGCGAAAAGGCGACACAGTAGGCCGGCCGCATATTGCTGCGGTGCTCTTGAATAAAGGCTATGTAAGCTCCATTACGGAAGCCTTTGACCGTTATTTGGCGACAGGTGCCGCGGCTTATGCGAATCCACCACGTATCGAGCCAGCGACGGCCATTGCGTGGATCCACGAAGCTGGCGGCAGCGCTGTGCTTGCACATCCTGGTATTTATCAGAATGATGCACTTGTAGAGGCAATTACGCTGCAGGGGCTTGATGGTATTGAAGTGTATCATGCGGACCATTCGCCAGAGGAAGAAGAGAAATATCGTCTTCTAGCCGAGAGCAAAGGGCTTCTCATGACAGCTGGCTCCGATTTCCATGGCGAACGTGAAGGTGTCACCTTCCACGGCGCCATCGGTTCCAAACGGATTGGCATGGATGTGCTTGCGCAGTTACGTATAAGCCCACAGAAGGAGGAGCAGGTGTGA
- the galU gene encoding UTP--glucose-1-phosphate uridylyltransferase GalU has translation MKKIRKAIIPAAGLGTRFLPATKAQPKEMLPIVDKPAIQYIVEEAIESGIEDIIIVTGRNKRAIEDHFDKSVELEMMLEEKGSTQLLEIVQSVSNLADVHYIRQKQPLGLGHAILCARKFIGDEPFAVLLGDDILQSSPPGLKQMMNIYEQTETSVIAVQEVPWADVSKYGIISPATEHHNYRLIEDLVEKPDREQAPSNLAVIGRYIIMPDIFRILERQEPGRGGEIQLTDALRVLNREQQMAAYLMQAKRYDVGDKMGYIEATIELALQRPDLQDQVKAYLLSLIEQWDRK, from the coding sequence GTGAAAAAAATTCGCAAAGCGATCATCCCTGCCGCAGGGCTGGGCACTCGCTTTTTACCCGCAACGAAAGCGCAGCCGAAGGAAATGCTGCCGATCGTAGATAAGCCAGCTATCCAGTATATTGTGGAAGAAGCGATCGAGTCCGGCATTGAAGATATCATTATCGTCACAGGACGGAATAAACGGGCAATCGAAGATCATTTCGATAAATCCGTTGAGTTAGAAATGATGCTTGAAGAAAAAGGAAGCACCCAGCTGCTCGAAATCGTGCAGTCGGTCTCTAATCTGGCTGATGTCCACTACATTCGTCAGAAACAGCCGCTTGGTCTCGGTCATGCCATTCTATGTGCGCGTAAATTCATTGGGGACGAGCCCTTCGCCGTGTTGTTGGGGGATGACATTCTGCAATCCTCGCCGCCAGGGCTCAAGCAAATGATGAACATTTATGAGCAGACGGAAACGTCCGTCATTGCTGTGCAGGAAGTGCCTTGGGCGGATGTAAGCAAATACGGGATTATCTCGCCAGCAACAGAACATCACAACTATCGTTTAATCGAGGATTTGGTTGAGAAGCCAGATCGCGAGCAGGCTCCTTCGAATCTAGCTGTCATTGGACGTTATATTATTATGCCTGACATATTCCGCATTTTGGAACGGCAGGAACCTGGCCGCGGCGGTGAAATTCAATTGACCGATGCGCTGCGTGTGCTCAATCGCGAGCAGCAAATGGCTGCCTATTTGATGCAGGCGAAGCGTTATGATGTGGGAGACAAGATGGGGTACATTGAAGCAACGATCGAGCTTGCGCTTCAGCGTCCTGATCTGCAAGATCAAGTGAAGGCCTATTTACTTTCATTAATTGAACAGTGGGACAGGAAATAG
- a CDS encoding Rqc2 family fibronectin-binding protein — translation MALDGLVLHAIVHELQMVVGGRINKIHQPNENDIVLHIRTQRQNVKLLLSANPTYPRVQLTEQVTMNPMDAPMFCMLLRKHCENGVIEVVEQVGMERVLRFQIRHRDELGDLSLKTIIVEIMGRHSNIILLDPATETILDGIQHVTPAISSYRVVMPGSSYVTPPEQDKQNPLEIDAAGFSLALEKPDANEETGQAPNPEMKLVAAFSGLSPLIAKEIVHRSRHGHFGDGEAPLWHTFNEVMTDMREHRYEPVIVEATATGKLFFAMTPLTHIEGITKAYPTPSACLEQFYGDKAERDTVKQRVSDLLRFLQNEVNKNVKKLEKLQDTIEDSKEADKYRILGELLTASLHTIKKGDKEVAAINYYDEDQAMITIALDPLLGPAENAQRYFKKYTKLKNSTAIVEEQIAQTHQEIDYLRALLQQLSVASLPDIEEIRDELMEQGYVRDRNKKQRKKKKKDKPALACYESSEGVPIYVGKNNTQNEYLTNRLASSMDTWLHTKDIPGSHVVIRGDYSDATLLEAAQLAAYFSQAKNSSQVPVDYTQIKHVHKPNGAKPGFVIYVNQKTLYVTPQEDDIKQLKVTIK, via the coding sequence ATGGCATTAGACGGACTCGTCCTTCACGCAATTGTACACGAGCTTCAAATGGTTGTAGGGGGCCGAATTAATAAAATTCATCAACCGAACGAGAATGATATCGTCTTACATATTCGTACTCAAAGGCAAAATGTAAAACTGCTGCTTTCCGCAAACCCAACTTATCCCAGGGTTCAACTGACAGAACAAGTCACGATGAATCCCATGGATGCGCCGATGTTCTGTATGCTGCTCCGCAAGCATTGTGAGAACGGCGTGATCGAGGTTGTTGAGCAAGTCGGCATGGAACGGGTTCTGCGCTTCCAGATTCGCCACCGAGACGAGCTAGGCGACTTGTCCCTCAAGACCATTATTGTTGAAATCATGGGGCGTCACAGCAACATCATTCTCCTCGACCCTGCGACAGAGACGATCTTGGATGGCATCCAACATGTCACACCTGCGATTAGCTCGTATCGTGTAGTTATGCCTGGAAGCAGCTATGTGACTCCGCCTGAGCAGGATAAACAGAATCCATTAGAAATTGATGCTGCCGGATTCTCTCTGGCATTAGAGAAACCAGATGCGAACGAGGAAACTGGCCAAGCACCAAATCCCGAAATGAAGCTCGTCGCCGCTTTCAGCGGATTAAGTCCGTTGATTGCGAAGGAGATTGTGCATCGGAGCCGACATGGACATTTCGGAGACGGCGAAGCGCCATTATGGCACACTTTTAATGAAGTGATGACCGACATGCGTGAGCATCGCTATGAGCCCGTGATCGTCGAGGCTACTGCAACAGGCAAGCTGTTCTTCGCCATGACTCCCCTAACGCACATCGAGGGGATCACGAAAGCTTATCCAACACCAAGCGCGTGCTTAGAGCAGTTCTATGGCGACAAGGCGGAGCGAGATACGGTCAAGCAGCGCGTGTCGGATTTATTGCGCTTTTTACAAAACGAAGTCAACAAAAATGTTAAAAAATTAGAAAAACTCCAAGATACGATCGAAGATTCCAAAGAAGCGGATAAGTACCGCATTCTCGGCGAGCTACTAACCGCGTCCCTGCATACGATCAAGAAGGGGGACAAGGAAGTTGCGGCCATTAATTACTATGACGAAGACCAAGCCATGATCACCATTGCGCTCGATCCCCTGCTTGGACCCGCTGAGAACGCGCAGCGTTATTTTAAAAAGTATACGAAATTGAAAAATAGCACGGCCATCGTCGAGGAGCAAATTGCGCAGACGCATCAAGAAATTGACTACCTCAGGGCGCTTCTTCAGCAGCTAAGTGTCGCTTCCTTGCCCGATATCGAAGAGATTCGCGACGAGCTGATGGAACAAGGCTATGTTCGAGATCGCAATAAGAAGCAGCGCAAGAAAAAGAAGAAAGACAAGCCGGCTTTAGCTTGTTATGAATCCTCGGAAGGCGTTCCGATCTATGTCGGGAAAAATAATACCCAGAACGAGTATCTCACGAATCGGCTAGCTTCCTCGATGGATACGTGGCTGCATACGAAGGATATTCCCGGTTCCCACGTGGTCATTCGCGGCGACTATTCCGACGCCACCTTGCTAGAAGCAGCCCAGCTAGCCGCCTATTTCAGCCAAGCCAAAAATTCGAGCCAAGTGCCCGTCGATTACACACAGATTAAGCACGTGCATAAGCCGAATGGCGCTAAACCAGGTTTTGTCATCTATGTGAATCAGAAGACGTTATATGTGACACCACAGGAAGATGACATTAAGCAATTAAAGGTTACGATAAAGTAG
- a CDS encoding calcium-translocating P-type ATPase, SERCA-type produces MSQNKWYQLNSEDVLQLQQVNLQQGLPWEEAWKRQAEVGRNELSEGQRVSPITLLLNQFKDFMVLVLLGATLISGLLGEFLDAITIVVIIVMNGILGFTQEFRAERSLRALKELSAPNANVWREGAVHQIPARDLVPGDIVLLESGDRVPADVRFLETNGVYIEESALTGESIAVSKITSPIPQDDVPLGDQRNLGFMGTMVARGTAKAVVVRIGMNTEMGKIADLIQNTESMETPLQHRLEQLGKILIIVAIALTILVVVAGIMHGQPPYAMFLAGVSLAVAAIPEGLPAIVTIALALGVQRMIKRKAIVRKLPSVETLGCASVICSDKTGTLTQNKMTVTHLWVGGDVLEVTGDGYAPVGHILHSGKHTDVHKHPSLSKLLHVSALCNNATLIEEKQESKRKKGKDGAEAPASVWHIKGDPTEGALVVLSAKSGITQDSLREKYKRIAEFPFDSERKRMSVLVSSESGRMACTKGAPDVLLQHCSYILWDGKVIPFTSTLKQKVISANEGMAKSALRVLGIAYKELKGSDRYEDHEDVENGLIFVGLTGMIDPPRKEVREAISKCRKAGIKTVMITGDHQTTAEAIAKQLGMIPANGVSMSGQQLAQLSDNELDAKVNDTYVYARVSPEHKLRIVKSLQRNGHVVAMTGDGVNDAPAIKAADIGIAMGITGTDVSKEASSLILSDDNFATIVAAIEEGRSIYENIRKFIRYLLASNVGEIMTMFIAMMAGLPLPLVPIQILWVNLVTDGLPAMALGVDQAEKDLMQHKPRSAKESIFARRLGWKIISRGMLIGVCTLGAFWLILRANPSDADTLLKAQSVAFATLVMAQLIHVFDCRSSRSIFHRNPLQNRYLVLAVLSSLVLMLGVMYVDALQPIFKTVPLGWKDWILVLIAAGIPTFFMGLGSMLSPKRTKGSRGSSSSLYNKSSKPSFR; encoded by the coding sequence ATGAGTCAGAATAAGTGGTACCAGTTGAACTCGGAGGATGTCTTGCAGTTGCAGCAAGTGAATTTGCAGCAAGGATTGCCCTGGGAAGAAGCTTGGAAACGTCAAGCCGAGGTAGGGCGAAACGAACTCTCAGAGGGGCAACGTGTATCGCCGATCACTTTGCTTTTGAATCAATTTAAAGATTTCATGGTGCTGGTCTTATTGGGGGCGACCCTGATTTCCGGCTTGCTTGGTGAATTTTTGGATGCCATTACGATCGTTGTCATTATTGTGATGAACGGCATCTTGGGCTTTACGCAGGAATTTCGTGCGGAGCGCTCCCTGCGTGCCCTGAAGGAGCTTTCTGCACCGAATGCGAATGTATGGCGGGAAGGAGCCGTTCATCAGATTCCAGCGCGTGATTTGGTGCCTGGCGATATTGTGCTGTTGGAAAGCGGTGACAGGGTGCCGGCCGATGTCCGTTTCTTGGAGACGAACGGTGTCTATATTGAGGAATCAGCGTTGACCGGAGAGTCGATTGCCGTAAGTAAAATCACATCACCCATTCCGCAAGATGATGTACCGCTGGGTGATCAACGGAATCTTGGGTTCATGGGAACGATGGTTGCCCGAGGCACGGCCAAGGCGGTCGTCGTTCGAATTGGGATGAATACGGAGATGGGCAAAATTGCGGATCTCATTCAAAATACAGAATCCATGGAAACACCTCTTCAGCACCGCTTAGAACAGCTGGGGAAAATTTTGATTATCGTTGCGATTGCTCTAACGATTTTGGTCGTTGTCGCTGGTATTATGCATGGACAACCACCTTATGCGATGTTCTTGGCGGGTGTCAGCTTAGCGGTCGCAGCCATACCAGAAGGGCTTCCTGCGATTGTGACGATTGCGTTAGCGCTCGGCGTACAGCGAATGATTAAGCGCAAAGCGATTGTCAGGAAACTCCCCTCCGTAGAAACACTGGGGTGCGCCTCTGTCATTTGCTCAGATAAGACGGGCACATTGACACAGAACAAAATGACCGTAACACATTTATGGGTTGGCGGTGATGTACTGGAGGTAACAGGGGACGGCTATGCCCCAGTTGGTCATATTCTGCATAGCGGTAAGCATACGGATGTGCATAAGCATCCTTCGCTCTCGAAGCTGCTCCATGTGTCTGCGCTGTGTAACAACGCCACCTTAATTGAAGAGAAGCAGGAGTCGAAACGGAAGAAAGGCAAAGACGGCGCCGAGGCACCTGCTTCTGTCTGGCATATCAAAGGCGATCCCACCGAAGGCGCGCTTGTTGTGCTCAGTGCGAAGAGCGGCATTACCCAAGATTCATTGCGGGAAAAATATAAACGCATCGCCGAATTTCCTTTTGATTCCGAGCGTAAAAGAATGTCTGTCCTGGTGTCCTCCGAGAGTGGCCGAATGGCTTGTACCAAGGGTGCGCCAGACGTGCTTCTGCAGCACTGCAGTTACATTTTATGGGATGGCAAGGTAATCCCCTTCACATCCACGCTGAAGCAGAAGGTGATTTCAGCCAATGAAGGCATGGCGAAATCCGCCCTCCGCGTATTGGGCATCGCGTACAAAGAGCTGAAGGGCAGCGATCGCTATGAAGATCATGAAGATGTTGAGAATGGCTTGATCTTCGTCGGTTTAACTGGAATGATCGACCCTCCACGCAAAGAAGTGCGTGAAGCGATTTCCAAATGCCGCAAGGCAGGCATTAAGACGGTGATGATCACGGGTGATCATCAAACGACGGCGGAAGCGATTGCGAAGCAGCTTGGTATGATTCCTGCCAACGGGGTCAGCATGAGCGGTCAACAGCTTGCGCAGCTGTCGGACAATGAGTTGGATGCGAAAGTCAATGATACGTATGTGTACGCTCGGGTATCCCCTGAGCATAAGCTCCGGATCGTCAAATCTTTGCAGCGCAATGGACACGTTGTAGCGATGACGGGGGATGGGGTCAATGATGCGCCTGCCATTAAAGCGGCGGATATCGGGATTGCCATGGGGATTACGGGCACCGACGTATCGAAGGAAGCCTCCTCGCTCATTCTCAGTGATGATAACTTCGCGACGATTGTTGCAGCGATTGAAGAGGGGCGCAGTATTTATGAGAATATTCGCAAATTCATTCGCTATCTGCTCGCGTCCAATGTAGGCGAAATCATGACGATGTTCATCGCCATGATGGCTGGTCTGCCGCTGCCGCTCGTGCCGATCCAAATTTTGTGGGTGAATTTGGTCACAGATGGACTGCCGGCAATGGCGCTGGGCGTGGATCAAGCTGAGAAAGACTTGATGCAGCACAAGCCGCGTTCAGCCAAGGAAAGCATTTTCGCAAGACGTCTAGGTTGGAAAATTATTTCCCGTGGTATGCTCATCGGTGTGTGCACATTGGGCGCCTTCTGGCTTATCCTGCGCGCAAATCCGTCGGATGCAGATACGTTATTGAAAGCGCAAAGCGTCGCGTTTGCAACGCTAGTCATGGCTCAGCTCATCCATGTATTCGATTGCCGCAGCTCACGGTCGATTTTTCATCGGAATCCTTTGCAAAATCGCTACCTCGTGCTGGCTGTTCTCTCTTCCCTTGTGCTTATGCTCGGTGTTATGTATGTCGATGCCCTTCAACCGATTTTCAAAACCGTTCCGCTCGGCTGGAAGGATTGGATTCTCGTTCTGATCGCCGCAGGCATTCCTACGTTCTTCATGGGTCTGGGCAGCATGCTGTCGCCTAAACGTACTAAAGGATCGCGTGGTTCAAGCTCTTCGCTCTATAATAAATCGTCGAAACCTAGTTTTAGATAG
- the dapF gene encoding diaminopimelate epimerase, whose product MNFTKMHGLGNDFIVVAGEKELPSHAAELAIRLCNRFFSIGADGVVFILPSEKADFQMRIINSDGSEAEQCGNAIRCVSKYVYDHKLIDATEITIETIGAGVQKVQVQVEDGVVVTARVDMGQPILQGLQVPTTVNADTVIDYPIEVDGQAFRFTAVSMGNPHCVIYVDDAVNFDLAAWGPKLERHPMFPRKINVEFATVRSRTFTDMRVWERGAGPTLACGTGACATLVSSVLNGLSDREATVSLKGGDLLIEWREEDNHVYMTGPAEEVFTGTVAIDL is encoded by the coding sequence ATGAATTTTACGAAAATGCACGGACTTGGCAATGACTTTATCGTCGTAGCGGGTGAGAAAGAGCTTCCTTCTCATGCGGCCGAGTTAGCCATTCGGTTATGCAACCGATTCTTCAGCATTGGCGCTGACGGCGTAGTGTTTATTCTTCCTTCAGAGAAGGCAGATTTCCAAATGCGAATTATTAACTCGGATGGATCCGAGGCCGAGCAGTGCGGCAATGCGATCCGCTGTGTTTCCAAATATGTGTACGACCACAAGCTGATTGATGCCACCGAAATTACGATCGAGACGATTGGCGCTGGTGTTCAGAAAGTTCAAGTACAAGTAGAAGATGGGGTCGTCGTAACGGCTCGTGTTGACATGGGTCAGCCGATTCTGCAAGGCTTGCAAGTGCCGACGACGGTAAATGCCGACACAGTCATTGATTATCCGATTGAAGTGGATGGGCAAGCTTTTCGGTTCACGGCGGTTTCCATGGGGAACCCGCATTGTGTGATTTACGTGGACGATGCCGTGAATTTCGACCTCGCAGCTTGGGGACCTAAACTCGAAAGACATCCCATGTTTCCACGCAAAATCAATGTCGAATTCGCAACGGTACGCAGCCGTACTTTTACGGATATGCGGGTGTGGGAGCGAGGCGCGGGACCAACGCTTGCCTGCGGAACGGGTGCTTGCGCTACTCTCGTCTCCTCAGTCTTGAATGGATTGTCGGATCGCGAAGCGACTGTATCGCTCAAAGGCGGGGATCTGTTGATTGAGTGGAGAGAAGAGGATAATCACGTATATATGACAGGACCTGCGGAAGAAGTGTTTACAGGTACGGTTGCCATAGATTTGTAG